The Pediococcus inopinatus region CCTTCAGGCCAGAAGTGGATCTTTCCAGTCTTCCCATGTCACTAAGCGATAAATCGCCAAGTGACATCGACACACGCTCTCATCAACGCCTCCACTACACCTCTTATTCAAGTTTCACGAAATTACCCATGGCGTTGCTGTACCTAATTAGAAGATTAACGGGCGCCTCGTGTTTTGAAAAGGGTTTTTTTCCACTTTCCTACTAAAACTTTACACTAATGTTGTGTGGAATTGTCGGAAGCTTTTATAAAAAATGATAAGAAAAATAAAATGAATGTTTTTGGTCTATACCCTTGCATTTCAAACGGAGAGATTATATAATTGGGCTATACCAATACGAATGATATTTTGCGGAAGCAAAATAGACATTAAAAACGAAAAGGAGCCAGTTCGACTAGTCGTTTTACGGCGTAGTGAGAATGGACATTCGTTTTGAGGATAAGATTTTGCGGAAGCAAAATAGACATTAAAAACGAAAAGGAGAGTAATTATGCAAATTATTATTGTTAAAGATGAAGTTGAAGGCGGCCAAGAAGGCTACAAGATTTTTGCGGATGCAAAGAAGAATGGTGCTCATGTTTTTGGTTTAGCTACAGGTAGTACACCAATTACTACGTACAAAGATATTATTGCTAGCGACCTTGATTTTAGCGATTCAATCTCAATTAACTTAGATGAATATATCGGTTTATCCGCTGATAATGATCAAAGTTACAATTACTTCATGCACAAAAACTTGTTCAACCAAAAGCCTTTCAAGACATCATATTTACCAAATGGATTAGCAAAAGATATTGATGCTGAAGCAAAGCGTTATGACAAAGTGATTGAAGACAACCCAATTGATCTTCAAATTTTAGGCCTTGGCCGTAACGGTCACATTGGTTTTAATGAACCAGGCACTTCACGCGAAATCGGTACACACCGTGTTTCTTTAACACAGTCCACAATCGATGCTAACGCGCGTTTCTTCGAACGTGAAGAAGATGTTCCTAAGGAAGCTTTATCAATGGGCTTAGCTTCAATTATGAAATCTAAACATATTTTGTTGGAAGCATACGGCGCAGAAAAAGCTGATGCAGTTAAGGGCATGATTGAAGGCCCAGATTCAGCTGACTTACCTGCAAGTATTCTTCAAAACCATGACAACGTGACAGTTATTCTTGATGAAGCTGCTGCAAGTAAATTAACAAATAAATAATTAGCTATTTTGATTTGAAAAGATTCATCCTATCCGGTGTTTAGGCCAAATAGAATGGATCTTTTTTAGTTTTAAAGTTTATGTTGCTTAGCTATTTCGTTTTCATATTCATAACAATAAGGTATAATTTATGTGAGTAGTTATTGAGAATTTATGCTAAGCGCGTTAGAGTTGTTCTAGACACAATTATTAACCTAAATTAGTAAAAACCTAGAGAGTGTGAGTGGAGTAAAACTATGGAAAAAACAATTTCGATTAATGCTGGAAGTTCATCATTTAAATTCAAGCTGTTTGAGATGCCAAGCGAAAAGGTTTTGGCAAGCGGGCAGGTGGATCGAATCGGTATTGACGGTTCTACGTTTACAATCATTTATGGTGATCAGCAAAATATTCGTATTGAAAAACCAGTTAAAAATCACGAGGTGGCAATTAACATTGTCTTGAATTCCCTCATTGATTTAAAAATTATTAAAAGCTTTGACGAAATTACCGGCGTCGGCCATCGCGTTGTAGCTGGTGGTGAAATCTTTAAAGGTTCTGTGCTCATTACAGAAAAAGTGATTAAACAAATTGAGAGCTTGTCGGAATATGCGCCGTTGCATAATCCAGCCAATGTAATGGGTATTCGGGCAATGCAAAAGGTCCTTCCCAATGTGACTAGTGTTGCCGTGTTTGATACTTCGTTCCACGAAACGTTGCCACCTAAGAATTATTTATATAGTATTCCGTATGAGTATTATAAAGATTACGGGGCTCGGAAGTATGGGGCTCACGGAACGAGTCATCAATCCGTGGCTTTAGATGCCGCTAAGTTGCTTGGGAAACCGTTAAGTTCTCTAAAGATGATCACCTTACATCTGGGGGCGGGTTCTTCGATTGATGCAATTTTGAATGGTCAATCATACGATACTTCAATGGGATTTACGCCAGTTTCAGGAATCACGATGGCAACGCGTTCAGGTGATATCGATGTTTCATTAGTAAATTATTTAATGGAAAAACTCCAGATTACCGATTTTTCTGAAATGATTAAGATCTTGAATACCAAATCGGGATTGTTAGGTATTTCGGGCATTTCGTCTGATATGCGTGATGTTTTGGAAGCAAGACATAAAAGTCGCCGGGCCGAATTAGCCGTGGAAATTTTTGTGAATAATATTGTGAAGTATATTGGCGCCTACATTGCCGAAATGCACGGAATTGACGTATTGGTATTTACAGCAGGAATTGGCGAAAATGGGATGCTGATTCGTAAAATGATTGTAGATGAATTGGATTACTTTGGTCTTAAAGTTGATGACGAAAAAAACCAAGTCCAAGGTGAACTACGCGACATTAGTACAGCTGATTCTAAGGCAAAAGTATTGGTTGTTCCTACAAATGAAGAATTAGCGATTGCCCGCGAAGTTGAGCGTTTTAAAAAGGGTACTAAAGCATAAACTGTTTGTTAAACATACTAAAGTTTTGAAGGAGGATTTAACGATGGATTTATTTGACGGTTTGAAAGCAAAGATTAAGGGCCAGAATAAAACAGTAGTTTTCCCAGAAGGCGAAGAGTCTCGGATTTTTATGGCTGCAGCCCGGTTAGCGCAAGAAGGGTTAGTTGAACCTATTTTATTAGGTGCGAAAGCTGAAATTGAAAAGCGAGCGGAAAAAGAAGATGTCAGTTTAAAGAATGTCAAAATTATTGATCCAAATACTTATCCAGAAGCTGATAAGCAAGCAATGGTAGATGCTTTGGTCGATCGTCGCAAAGGTAAGAATACGGTCGACGAAGTTCAAAAGATGTTGGAAGACGTCAATTACTTTGGGACGATGCTCGTTTACTTGAAAAAAGCTGACGCAATGGTGTCTGGTGCTGTTCATCCAACGGGAGATACAGTTCGTCCAGCTTTACAGATTATTAAAACTAAACCGGGTGTGAAACGCATTAGCGGAGCATTTGTGATGCAACGAAATAACGAACGGTATATTTTTGCAGATACGGCCATTAATATTGATCCGGATGCTGAAACGTTGGCCGAAATTGCGGTCGAAAGTGCAGAAACGGCTAAAATATTTGATATTGAGCCTAAGGTGGCTATGTTGAGTTTCTCAACGAAAGGATCTGCCAAAGGTGAAATGGTTACTAAGGTTCAAGAAGCAACCAAGTTAGCACAAGAAAAGGCACCTGAAGTTGAAATTGACGGTGAGTTACAATTTGATGCCGCATTTGTGCCAGATGTTGGGGCAAGTAAGGCACCGGATTCAAAGCTAGCGGGACACGCAACGGTGTTTGTGTTCCCAGAATTGCAGTCAGGAAATATTGGCTATAAGATTGCGCAACGTTTGGGTCATTTCGAAGCAATTGGACCAATTCTTCAAGGATTGAATGCACCGGTGTCAGATTTGTCACGGGGTGCTAGTGAAGAAGATGTCTATAAGGTAGCGATAATGACGGCGGCCCAGGCAATTAAGTAGTGGGTGGAATAAACCGGTAAAAAGCAAACCATAACTGTCCTGAAAGCGGGGAGAATTCCCCGCGGTAAGGATAGTTATGGTTTGCTTTTTGGTTTATGGAACCGTCCTGAAGCTCAGCGGAAATTAAATGTTAAAAGGCTGTGACGGATGCGGGATCGCAATCCCGCGGGAGTCATACTTATTTCTCCCTTTTTGACTTTCTGAACCGTCCTGAAACAGCATGGCATATCTCCGCGGTAAGGATAGTTATGGTTTGCTTTTTGGTTTATGGAACCGTCCTGAAAAATTATGCCTTCGATCCAGTTAGTGTAAAGTTTTAAAGGATAGTAATAGTTTATTTAATGCAAAACAGGATTTAAGGATGCGGCAACCAGCAGTGCCATGGGTAATTTGGTGAAGATTATTTCGTGAAACTTGAATCATAGGTGTAGTGGAGGCGTTGATGAGAGCGTGTGTCGATGTCACTTGGCGATTTATCGCTTAGAGACATGGGAGACTGGAGAGATCCACTTCTGGCCTGAAGGGCGAGAAGTTAGCTCGCAAGCAACCCACACGTCCCCACATCAGCGCCGGAACGGAACTAAAATCAGATAAAAAAATTTAAATAAAATCTAATTAGTGGCACTACCTACTAAAACTTGCCATATATTACACCTTGACAGAAACCAAAAAGATCCCTAAACTGAGTATTAATTCATAGGCACGAAAGCCTCTGAATAATGAATAATTTAAGAGAACACCGTTTAATTGTTTCAGAGAAGACAAAATGGTTGTGTTATCTATCAATAAATGAAGAGCCTGTTTAAGGGGCTATCTGAATAAAACCATTTTGGAATCTGAAGCAAACGTCATGTTTGTTTTGGGTTCCTTTTTCTTTGGATCGATTCTACGCAAAATAGATATAAGAAAGAGGTTTACGTATATGAATCGATTAGCAGTAAAATTACCAGGATTAGATTTGAAGAATCCGATTATTCCAGCTAGTGGCACGTTTGGTTACGGGGACAGTTTTGCCAAACAATATGATCTAAATCAATTAGGATCACTAGTTATCAAAACGACGACTCCCAAACCACGAGTTGGCAACGCGGCACCTCAGTTTACGACGACCACGGATAGTCATTTAAATGCAGTTGGATTAAAAAATCCAGGAATTGAGGTTGTGATGGCTGAAAAATTGCCTTGGTTGGCTGGCCATTTTCCAGAACTACCCATTCTCGGCAGTGTGGCGGGAGACTCGATTGAAGAATATCGCGATTTAGTTGGGCGCATGAGTCAGGTGCCAAATGTGCATGCAATTGAGTTGAACGTCTCTTGTCCGAATGTAGCAAATGGGGGAATGGCGTTTGGCGTGGATCCCAAAACGGTTCAAACCATCACTGAACAGTGTGTGGCCGTTTCAAAAGTTCCCTTGTATGTAAAATTGTCCCCAAATGTAACTGATATTAGTGAAATTGCTGAGGCAGCTGAAGCAGGTGGAGCCGCGGGAATTACAATGATTAACGCAATCTTAGGCATGCGGATTGATATAAAAACTGGCCAGCCAATTTTAGCCAATCGGACTGGTGGGCTTTCAGGGCATGCTGTTAAAACAGTGGCGATTCGCATGGTAGCAGAGGTAAGGAAACACGTGAGTTTGCCGATTATTGGCGTTGGCGGTGTGTACACGGCAGAAGATGCAGTGGAATTGTTGATGGCGGGTGCGAATGCGATTGAAGTGGGAGCTGCCAATTATGATGACCCACTGGCTTGTCCAAAAATCATTTCGGCTTTGCCAGTTGTTTTGGATAATTTAGGAATTGCAAATATTACTGATATAACTGAAAAATAAAAAATATGTCATTAAAAAAAGACCATCCGCGTTTCATCGAAAATGAGAACTTCGATGTACTTGGATGAGCCTTTTTTGGTTAGTTTGTTTTTAACTTTAATTGGCACTCAGGACACAGTCCGTAGATCTCAAAATGATTACCAGAAACTTGATAACCAGTTTGGTTGGCAGCCTCTGTTTCCATGTGGTGGGCGTCTTTTGCGAAGCCGTCATAGAAAACATCGGCAATTTTGCCACAGTTGGTACAGATTATGTGGTAATGAGGTTTATTGTAATAATCATAGTGAACACCATTTTCGCCACTTGCCAATTCAATGACGAGATCTAAGTCGACAAACAACTTTAAGGTATTATAAATGGTAGCCAAACTCATATTAGGCTTTTTGGTGCTCAAGTCCGCTTGAATAGTTTCAACCGTTGGATGGTTATGGTGAGTTACCAAATAAGTCAAAATTGTTTGTCGTTGTGGCGTGATTCTAACGTGTTTTTTTTGTAATTCTTCAAGTGCCTCAGCGACTTCATCATTTTCCATAGGTTGGCCTTCTTTCATGAGTTGGGTAGTGTCAAACTAATTTAATCACTTTTTAAGATTACAGCAACTTCTAAAATGGGGATAAAAGCTTATTTTCAAAAATCAGTTTACACCAAACCAAATATGGAATACAATTAAATCGATTTAAAATGATTCTAATTTGGCAGGGAGAGAATTCAGTATGGAAGAAGAAACAGATTTATTTAAAGGGAATCGGAGCCTGCATAACTGGTTTGTGGGGATTTTATTAGCGGGCACCTTTACGATGTCCATTAGCCAGTCTTCTTTATCCACGGCTTATCCAACGTTGATGCGCTATTTTGGTGTGTCTGCAACCACCATTCAGTGGCTAACTACTGGGTTTATGTTGGTAATGTGTATTATGATGCCAATTAGTCCTTGGTTGCTCAGTAACGTCTCGTTCAAGCATCTATTTCAAGCGGTATTGCTCTTATTTGATTTGGGGACGTTAATTATTTTATTTGCACCAAGTTTTCCGGTGATGATGC contains the following coding sequences:
- the pta gene encoding phosphate acetyltransferase, with the protein product MDLFDGLKAKIKGQNKTVVFPEGEESRIFMAAARLAQEGLVEPILLGAKAEIEKRAEKEDVSLKNVKIIDPNTYPEADKQAMVDALVDRRKGKNTVDEVQKMLEDVNYFGTMLVYLKKADAMVSGAVHPTGDTVRPALQIIKTKPGVKRISGAFVMQRNNERYIFADTAINIDPDAETLAEIAVESAETAKIFDIEPKVAMLSFSTKGSAKGEMVTKVQEATKLAQEKAPEVEIDGELQFDAAFVPDVGASKAPDSKLAGHATVFVFPELQSGNIGYKIAQRLGHFEAIGPILQGLNAPVSDLSRGASEEDVYKVAIMTAAQAIK
- a CDS encoding glucosamine-6-phosphate deaminase, which produces MQIIIVKDEVEGGQEGYKIFADAKKNGAHVFGLATGSTPITTYKDIIASDLDFSDSISINLDEYIGLSADNDQSYNYFMHKNLFNQKPFKTSYLPNGLAKDIDAEAKRYDKVIEDNPIDLQILGLGRNGHIGFNEPGTSREIGTHRVSLTQSTIDANARFFEREEDVPKEALSMGLASIMKSKHILLEAYGAEKADAVKGMIEGPDSADLPASILQNHDNVTVILDEAAASKLTNK
- a CDS encoding acetate/propionate family kinase: MEKTISINAGSSSFKFKLFEMPSEKVLASGQVDRIGIDGSTFTIIYGDQQNIRIEKPVKNHEVAINIVLNSLIDLKIIKSFDEITGVGHRVVAGGEIFKGSVLITEKVIKQIESLSEYAPLHNPANVMGIRAMQKVLPNVTSVAVFDTSFHETLPPKNYLYSIPYEYYKDYGARKYGAHGTSHQSVALDAAKLLGKPLSSLKMITLHLGAGSSIDAILNGQSYDTSMGFTPVSGITMATRSGDIDVSLVNYLMEKLQITDFSEMIKILNTKSGLLGISGISSDMRDVLEARHKSRRAELAVEIFVNNIVKYIGAYIAEMHGIDVLVFTAGIGENGMLIRKMIVDELDYFGLKVDDEKNQVQGELRDISTADSKAKVLVVPTNEELAIAREVERFKKGTKA
- a CDS encoding Fur family transcriptional regulator encodes the protein MENDEVAEALEELQKKHVRITPQRQTILTYLVTHHNHPTVETIQADLSTKKPNMSLATIYNTLKLFVDLDLVIELASGENGVHYDYYNKPHYHIICTNCGKIADVFYDGFAKDAHHMETEAANQTGYQVSGNHFEIYGLCPECQLKLKTN
- a CDS encoding dihydroorotate dehydrogenase, yielding MNRLAVKLPGLDLKNPIIPASGTFGYGDSFAKQYDLNQLGSLVIKTTTPKPRVGNAAPQFTTTTDSHLNAVGLKNPGIEVVMAEKLPWLAGHFPELPILGSVAGDSIEEYRDLVGRMSQVPNVHAIELNVSCPNVANGGMAFGVDPKTVQTITEQCVAVSKVPLYVKLSPNVTDISEIAEAAEAGGAAGITMINAILGMRIDIKTGQPILANRTGGLSGHAVKTVAIRMVAEVRKHVSLPIIGVGGVYTAEDAVELLMAGANAIEVGAANYDDPLACPKIISALPVVLDNLGIANITDITEK